In the Sulfitobacter pacificus genome, one interval contains:
- a CDS encoding acyclic terpene utilization AtuA family protein — protein sequence MVRVLVPSGALGLNYDAVALQRGIAAKPDIIAIDGGSTDSGPAYLGRGMSKYARSSTKVEWAGLMQARADAGCPLVIGTAGTCGADSAVDWMLDITREIAAEQGRPVKVAVLRSSQHPAEMAQAFTQGRVTPLPNAPDVDAALIESCSNIVALAGAEQITEALNTGADIIIAGRTTDTAIIAALPLQRGCHAGGAWHGAKIGECGALCATNPQSGVILIDFDAEGFTVTPLADGAKATPHTVSAHMLYENSDPFILHEPGGYLDVSKAKYQPLNDTSVRVTGSEWVPSERYTVKLEGARGAGFQTVTMALLRDERYVQNAQIWADDIVGKCSAKVVDRLHLKSDAFSIEIRLLGHSASFGMLETKQITPTEICAMGIVTAKSEGLSQEIAKLLNPYLLHHPLTQEEEVPTFAFLFSPPEMPRGEVFEFTLNHVLQLENPMDAFTLEVHEIG from the coding sequence ATGGTACGTGTGCTTGTTCCTTCCGGTGCCTTGGGTCTGAACTATGATGCCGTGGCTTTGCAGCGGGGTATCGCGGCGAAGCCCGATATCATTGCAATTGACGGTGGTTCAACCGACAGCGGCCCTGCCTATCTGGGGCGGGGCATGTCAAAATATGCCCGCAGCTCGACCAAGGTGGAATGGGCTGGGCTGATGCAGGCGCGGGCCGATGCCGGCTGTCCCTTGGTGATCGGCACGGCAGGCACCTGCGGGGCGGACAGCGCCGTGGACTGGATGCTTGACATCACCCGCGAGATCGCAGCCGAGCAAGGCCGCCCGGTTAAGGTCGCCGTTCTGCGCAGTTCACAACACCCCGCAGAAATGGCCCAAGCCTTTACGCAGGGGCGCGTGACGCCCTTGCCAAACGCGCCGGATGTCGATGCCGCGCTGATCGAAAGCTGTAGCAATATTGTTGCCCTTGCCGGGGCGGAACAGATTACCGAGGCGCTTAACACCGGGGCGGATATCATCATTGCAGGGCGCACAACGGATACGGCGATCATCGCAGCGCTGCCTCTACAGAGAGGCTGCCATGCTGGTGGCGCTTGGCATGGGGCCAAGATCGGCGAATGTGGGGCGCTATGTGCGACCAATCCGCAATCAGGTGTGATCCTGATCGATTTTGATGCGGAAGGCTTCACCGTGACGCCGCTTGCAGATGGGGCAAAGGCCACCCCGCATACAGTTTCGGCACATATGCTCTATGAAAATTCGGACCCCTTTATTCTGCATGAACCGGGCGGGTATCTGGATGTTTCCAAAGCGAAATATCAACCGCTGAATGATACATCCGTGCGCGTCACCGGATCGGAATGGGTGCCGTCAGAGCGCTATACCGTCAAGCTGGAAGGCGCGCGCGGCGCGGGGTTTCAAACCGTGACCATGGCGCTGTTGCGGGATGAAAGATATGTGCAGAATGCCCAGATCTGGGCAGATGACATTGTCGGGAAATGCAGCGCCAAGGTAGTGGACCGTCTGCATCTGAAATCCGATGCCTTTTCGATTGAAATCCGGCTGCTTGGGCACTCTGCAAGTTTCGGGATGCTTGAAACCAAACAAATCACCCCGACAGAGATTTGCGCGATGGGTATTGTGACGGCCAAATCCGAAGGCCTGTCACAGGAAATTGCCAAGCTGCTGAACCCCTACCTGCTGCATCATCCTTTGACACAGGAAGAAGAGGTGCCGACCTTCGCCTTTCTTTTCTCGCCGCCTGAAATGCCACGCGGAGAGGTGTTTGAATTTACGCTGAACCATGTTCTGCAGCTCGAGAATCCGATGGATGCTTTCACATTGGAGGTGCATGAAATTGGCTAG
- a CDS encoding DUF4387 family protein, with amino-acid sequence MKLARLGDIVQKVRSKNAGPFWLTIDIFCGDSDVYDQVVNTLSTRQVAQVFDVATQEIKRFDIADLNVVKFSLPRPFIQGARMDRDIHGASWAALLAESELSP; translated from the coding sequence ATGAAATTGGCTAGGTTGGGTGACATTGTACAGAAAGTCCGCAGCAAGAATGCCGGGCCGTTTTGGCTGACCATTGATATTTTCTGTGGTGATTCAGATGTTTATGATCAGGTTGTTAATACCCTATCCACCCGTCAGGTCGCGCAGGTCTTTGATGTCGCGACCCAAGAGATCAAACGTTTTGATATCGCTGATTTGAACGTCGTCAAGTTCAGCCTGCCGCGCCCCTTTATTCAGGGCGCGCGGATGGATCGCGATATTCACGGGGCCTCTTGGGCGGCCCTTCTGGCGGAAAGTGAACTGTCGCCCTGA
- a CDS encoding CHASE domain-containing protein: MHEIPANAESRIKAIHVIVVTLSLCLTLFAWQFSRQQIETRVSLRFEAARDRALALIVDRMEKYEDALWAGVAAIESHGGDISYEDWHAFAQTLDIHEKYPGINGIGVIHFQTAQTLDAYLAEQRGSRPEFRIFPEHEQSFYMPITYIEPESSNAAAIGLDVAHETNRRTAALASRDTGTSQITGPITLVQDESSTPGFLFYAPFENNGVPAGAVYAPFVVHKLMQGLLATELRNVRFSIHDDGSLIYDEHAAIDELHDADPMHSDLVAINLYGRTWTVDIRSNLAFRGQNTYSQSTYILIAGLVIEALIIALLFLMARANKRAISYADEVTVSLKAKTARLNTMNKELSVKNEALEEFAYIASHDLKTPIRGINGLTEMIEEDLEEYFASADANPEVRQNLHLIQSRVVRMNQLTQGIMEYAKVDVHAGETGHLDLKGALVDLILDLGLREDQLVLNGDVEAVDIDTVNLRRVLENLIGNAVKYYDGTDPLQIVVSAKLEGDRCCFSVSDNGPGIDPKFHDRIFKVFQTLRLAHMPESTGIGLAIVKKAVERHGGKITVQSELGSGATFHFDWPCTLSQSTSLLSQRAA; the protein is encoded by the coding sequence ATGCATGAAATACCTGCAAATGCAGAAAGCCGGATCAAAGCGATCCATGTTATTGTGGTTACTCTTTCCCTGTGTTTGACCCTGTTCGCCTGGCAGTTTTCGCGGCAGCAAATTGAAACACGGGTCAGCCTGCGTTTTGAGGCCGCGCGCGATCGCGCTTTGGCATTGATAGTGGACCGCATGGAAAAATACGAGGATGCACTTTGGGCGGGCGTGGCCGCCATTGAGTCACATGGCGGGGATATCTCCTATGAGGATTGGCATGCCTTTGCACAGACATTGGATATTCATGAAAAATATCCGGGTATTAACGGGATCGGTGTGATCCATTTCCAAACTGCACAGACATTGGACGCCTATCTGGCCGAACAACGCGGCAGCCGACCGGAATTCCGGATTTTCCCGGAACATGAGCAGTCATTTTATATGCCGATTACCTATATCGAGCCGGAAAGCAGTAATGCGGCGGCCATCGGGCTGGACGTCGCACATGAAACCAACCGGCGCACGGCCGCACTGGCCAGCAGAGATACAGGCACGTCACAGATCACCGGCCCCATCACCCTTGTTCAGGATGAAAGCAGCACGCCGGGATTTCTGTTCTATGCGCCCTTTGAAAACAACGGTGTGCCCGCCGGCGCGGTCTATGCCCCATTTGTTGTTCACAAGCTGATGCAAGGGTTGCTGGCAACAGAGCTGCGTAATGTGCGTTTTAGCATCCATGATGACGGCAGCCTGATTTACGATGAACATGCTGCAATAGATGAATTACATGACGCCGACCCGATGCATTCGGATCTGGTTGCGATCAATCTTTACGGGCGCACCTGGACCGTCGACATTCGGAGCAACCTCGCGTTTCGCGGGCAAAACACCTATTCGCAATCAACATATATTCTGATTGCCGGTCTGGTGATCGAGGCGTTGATTATCGCGCTGCTGTTCCTCATGGCGCGGGCGAACAAACGGGCGATTTCCTATGCTGATGAGGTGACCGTTTCCCTAAAGGCCAAGACCGCAAGGCTTAACACGATGAACAAGGAATTGTCGGTGAAGAATGAGGCGCTTGAGGAATTTGCCTATATCGCGTCCCATGACCTGAAAACGCCGATCCGCGGGATCAACGGGCTGACAGAGATGATCGAGGAGGACCTTGAAGAGTATTTTGCATCAGCAGACGCAAACCCGGAAGTTCGCCAAAACCTGCATCTGATCCAAAGCCGCGTTGTTCGTATGAATCAACTGACGCAAGGCATCATGGAGTATGCAAAGGTTGATGTGCATGCCGGTGAAACTGGGCATCTGGATCTGAAAGGGGCGCTTGTTGATCTGATCCTGGATCTGGGCCTGAGGGAAGACCAACTGGTGCTGAACGGAGATGTCGAAGCCGTTGATATAGATACCGTGAATCTGCGCCGTGTCTTGGAAAACCTTATCGGGAATGCCGTGAAATACTACGATGGTACGGATCCGCTGCAGATTGTTGTATCGGCCAAACTTGAAGGAGATCGTTGTTGTTTTTCAGTATCCGATAACGGTCCGGGTATCGATCCGAAGTTTCATGATCGAATTTTCAAGGTATTTCAGACGCTTCGACTGGCTCATATGCCCGAAAGCACCGGTATTGGTCTGGCGATTGTCAAAAAAGCGGTCGAACGCCATGGTGGTAAGATCACGGTTCAGTCTGAACTTGGAAGCGGGGCGACCTTCCATTTCGACTGGCCTTGTACTCTGTCGCAGTCCACATCTCTTCTGTCACAAAGGGCCGCATAA
- a CDS encoding response regulator, whose amino-acid sequence MKHDMNILLVEDNDVDVEILRRSLRKLGSTGSLLRAKDGVEALEILCDEALSERLDRPYVILLDINMPRMNGHEFLAKLRKTEEIKLARVFVFTTSASKKDVELAYQNNANGYIVKPDSASELSDVLKTLQEFWRLCKAPDAA is encoded by the coding sequence ATGAAACATGACATGAACATCTTACTGGTCGAAGACAATGACGTAGACGTGGAAATACTCAGACGGTCGTTGAGGAAACTGGGGTCGACCGGATCCCTGTTACGCGCGAAGGATGGCGTGGAAGCACTTGAAATCCTGTGTGACGAGGCGCTCAGCGAGCGGCTTGACCGTCCCTATGTCATCTTGCTGGACATCAACATGCCGCGCATGAACGGGCATGAATTTCTTGCGAAGTTGAGAAAAACCGAAGAAATCAAACTGGCGCGTGTGTTTGTCTTTACAACATCAGCAAGCAAAAAAGACGTGGAGCTTGCGTATCAGAACAATGCGAACGGTTATATTGTAAAACCGGACAGCGCGTCAGAGCTCTCCGATGTGCTTAAGACTTTGCAAGAGTTCTGGAGGTTATGCAAAGCGCCTGATGCGGCGTAA
- a CDS encoding FAD-binding oxidoreductase yields MIFMHTYQQYPQVIVFCECETDVLAALEFARKSRLQVTARSGGHCTAGYSVNDQVVIDTSGLNHLEVDRQTPTVRCGPGVTFRKLNRMLDHHKLHLPGGGCETVNVAGYMMGGGYGFTSRLFGMNCDRVIGVKVALADGSVLSANAEENPDLFWAIRGGTGNQFGILLEVTYDPVPLDRKFFGFGLRWNMRHRHEADIQRICRVLETLQAEYSNSGPPKMGHQALLMYLPDADHPDGQIPCLSLRGLYDGSRAEAEAALGPLLATLEDPRKDVEIWTHKHHYTRLNELLLQTANPAGHDMPTVSMNTKPLVEGWLIEEHHSADRWRNVVDHFLEAPDKTCFIAMEFYGGAIAEPKPDEMAFFHRTPSVDLFSWAFWTFDTHKEASIGWLDGLGGIVAPMGNGHRYQNYPRRGTKGFLEAYFGTNLPRLQKAKAKFDPHNMFWFEQSLGLKPDQKPPVHDTPEDKTGDERHDDR; encoded by the coding sequence ATGATTTTCATGCATACCTACCAGCAATACCCGCAGGTCATTGTGTTTTGCGAATGCGAGACGGATGTGCTTGCCGCGCTGGAATTTGCGCGCAAATCACGGTTGCAGGTGACTGCCCGTTCCGGTGGGCATTGCACCGCCGGCTATTCGGTAAACGATCAGGTGGTGATTGACACCTCTGGCTTGAACCATCTGGAGGTAGATAGGCAAACGCCGACCGTGCGCTGTGGGCCCGGTGTCACCTTTCGCAAGTTGAACCGCATGCTGGACCATCACAAACTGCATCTGCCCGGCGGTGGGTGCGAGACTGTGAATGTGGCCGGATATATGATGGGCGGAGGCTACGGTTTCACCTCGCGGCTGTTTGGGATGAATTGTGACCGTGTGATCGGTGTGAAGGTGGCACTGGCGGATGGGTCTGTGCTGAGCGCCAATGCGGAAGAAAACCCCGATCTGTTTTGGGCGATCCGTGGCGGGACCGGCAACCAGTTTGGTATCCTTCTGGAAGTGACCTATGACCCTGTGCCGCTGGACCGCAAGTTCTTTGGTTTTGGCCTGCGCTGGAACATGCGCCACAGACATGAGGCGGATATTCAGCGGATCTGCCGGGTGCTGGAAACCTTGCAGGCGGAATACTCCAATTCCGGCCCGCCCAAGATGGGGCATCAGGCCTTGCTGATGTATCTGCCGGATGCAGATCACCCTGACGGGCAAATCCCCTGCCTGTCTCTCCGCGGTCTTTATGATGGTTCCCGCGCCGAAGCTGAGGCTGCCCTTGGCCCCCTGCTGGCCACATTGGAAGACCCGCGCAAAGATGTGGAAATCTGGACACATAAACACCATTACACCCGCCTGAACGAGCTGTTGTTGCAGACCGCAAATCCGGCAGGACATGACATGCCAACCGTGTCTATGAACACCAAACCGCTGGTCGAAGGGTGGCTGATCGAAGAACATCACAGTGCGGACCGTTGGCGCAATGTCGTTGATCATTTTCTCGAAGCGCCGGACAAAACCTGTTTCATCGCGATGGAATTCTACGGCGGCGCAATCGCTGAACCGAAACCAGACGAGATGGCCTTTTTCCACCGCACACCATCGGTTGATCTGTTCAGCTGGGCCTTCTGGACGTTCGACACCCATAAGGAAGCGTCGATTGGCTGGCTTGACGGGCTGGGCGGTATCGTTGCCCCCATGGGCAACGGGCACCGTTACCAAAATTATCCGCGTCGCGGGACCAAAGGGTTTCTGGAGGCCTATTTCGGCACCAACCTGCCGCGTTTGCAAAAGGCAAAGGCCAAGTTTGATCCGCACAATATGTTCTGGTTTGAACAGAGTCTGGGGCTGAAACCCGACCAGAAACCACCGGTGCATGACACACCAGAGGATAAGACAGGGGATGAACGCCATGACGACCGATAG
- a CDS encoding ferritin-like domain-containing protein: protein MTAGPRQLNKARKADADGNPAYREPVLGNPVSTLMESGVGNCFPGLEFDLRQLDVRFFPGLVFEFLGITPAGPDGTQGARLTYAFPKGDPIIADKYTDDGPDWVTDLKKQFAGPAGTALGSGTWYLHFVEQDGKRIMMYDYSLYQNGVGLVPYEGETVWWIIRLIEAEKPLTIALTQRGPDGSPSGAPVVLTGRRRMFLNEEGMIDPVYHPGELTSSMCSPWTHDFRDCACHYWASNHPDVVLGEVDDPQQLPDGTDKDDPAQAVTFIDWMRRRHLPLKDVSAQTTLEKARPDRYDPYEINLHWEELDFVLQGQETEGTTDLLKLQPQEPYEKLEELIDDLHELAGMELTLALEYLYAYFSLREPDEVTPDQEAAWPGLTEDLRAARQLILSVALSEMTHLRWVNQTLWLIFAAYPEVGTYEPVLSPTKIEADPHSKTGHSGTGELRPATQAVLQNFVDIERPGGDLDTEYVKLVAYLREYMDHFPEGLYQLAVRIDSDGMQHYQKFRDVMRILQPYAAQEALYLRPVKEAKPDAAEVQPALHLIDLALEALGKGYLIEANLGDMPQANTEIKKARDAMHDLSDMALALARKNIGIPFFANLK, encoded by the coding sequence ATGACAGCCGGACCCAGACAATTGAACAAGGCCCGCAAGGCTGATGCTGACGGCAATCCGGCCTACCGCGAACCGGTATTGGGCAATCCGGTGTCGACCTTGATGGAATCCGGTGTCGGTAACTGTTTTCCGGGGTTGGAATTCGACCTGCGCCAATTGGACGTGCGGTTCTTTCCGGGGCTGGTGTTTGAATTCCTTGGCATCACCCCTGCCGGGCCGGATGGCACACAGGGTGCGCGGCTGACCTATGCTTTCCCCAAGGGTGATCCGATCATTGCGGATAAATATACCGATGACGGTCCCGATTGGGTCACTGACCTGAAGAAACAATTTGCCGGTCCCGCCGGTACGGCGCTGGGCAGTGGCACATGGTATCTGCATTTTGTCGAACAGGACGGCAAGCGGATCATGATGTATGACTATTCGCTGTATCAGAACGGTGTCGGTCTGGTCCCTTATGAGGGTGAAACTGTATGGTGGATTATTCGCCTGATTGAAGCAGAGAAACCTCTGACCATTGCCCTGACGCAACGCGGCCCTGACGGATCACCCAGTGGCGCGCCTGTGGTGCTGACCGGCCGGCGGCGCATGTTTCTGAACGAAGAGGGGATGATTGATCCGGTCTATCACCCCGGTGAACTTACTTCCTCCATGTGCAGCCCCTGGACCCATGATTTTCGGGATTGCGCCTGTCATTACTGGGCGTCAAACCATCCCGATGTTGTCTTGGGCGAGGTGGATGATCCACAACAGCTGCCTGATGGCACCGATAAGGATGATCCGGCGCAGGCAGTTACCTTTATCGACTGGATGCGCAGACGGCATTTGCCGCTCAAGGATGTCTCGGCGCAGACCACTTTGGAAAAGGCGCGCCCGGATCGGTACGATCCATATGAAATCAACCTCCATTGGGAGGAGCTGGATTTTGTTCTGCAAGGGCAGGAGACCGAGGGGACAACGGATCTGCTAAAGTTGCAACCGCAGGAGCCTTACGAAAAACTGGAAGAATTGATCGACGACCTGCACGAATTGGCAGGGATGGAGCTGACTCTGGCGTTGGAGTATCTTTACGCCTATTTCAGCCTGCGCGAACCGGATGAGGTGACGCCGGATCAAGAGGCCGCATGGCCCGGCCTGACAGAAGATCTGCGCGCCGCGCGGCAGTTGATCCTATCTGTAGCGCTGAGTGAAATGACCCATCTGCGCTGGGTGAACCAGACGTTGTGGTTGATTTTTGCCGCCTATCCGGAAGTCGGCACATATGAACCCGTCCTATCACCGACCAAGATCGAAGCGGACCCGCACAGTAAGACCGGGCATAGCGGGACCGGTGAATTGCGCCCTGCAACACAAGCTGTCTTGCAGAACTTTGTTGATATTGAACGCCCCGGCGGGGATCTGGATACCGAATACGTCAAGCTGGTGGCCTATTTGCGCGAGTATATGGATCACTTTCCCGAGGGCCTGTACCAGCTGGCCGTTCGGATCGACAGCGACGGGATGCAGCACTATCAAAAATTCCGCGATGTGATGCGGATACTGCAGCCTTATGCCGCGCAGGAAGCCCTGTATCTGCGCCCCGTCAAAGAGGCCAAGCCGGACGCCGCAGAGGTACAACCGGCGCTACATTTGATTGACCTTGCGCTTGAGGCCCTGGGCAAAGGGTATCTGATCGAGGCAAACCTGGGCGATATGCCCCAGGCCAACACCGAAATCAAAAAGGCCCGTGATGCCATGCATGACCTCAGCGACATGGCCTTGGCGCTTGCCCGCAAAAACATCGGCATACCATTTTTTGCAAACCTGAAATGA
- a CDS encoding radical SAM/SPASM domain-containing protein, producing MTVVLPDLMQKPVSGLAHVADDLVLMAETAAIFGLSDAQATKLRAALLAGDAAAAPELARLGLDAVPLGTPPDTEIHPVRALALTVSQTCNLACGYCYAAGGSFGGADTRMDWTVAKGAIDQLIDATVPGGGVKIAFMGGEPMVARDLIRKSVTYANKRGAARAIQVGYSLTTNGTLIFPEDAAFFARHRFAVTVSLDGGKAVNDRLRPDRAGKGSFARVAQRLAPLLAHRDRISLGARVTVTPQNLDLLQVVDDIAALGFASVGVSPMISSPTGQGALIGQDFAQLLAAMTACGDAWMRATLAGRSHPFANLATVLGELHRGSPRSHGCGAARDYLAVDAAGDYSACHRFVKDPLGAMGDLESGPDDVARAAFLDARTVERQTPCQTCWARRLCGGGCHQEVLHAGRPACDFVRGWLDYGLRAYGRLSAAQPDWFDAQA from the coding sequence ATGACGGTGGTTTTGCCTGATCTGATGCAGAAGCCGGTCAGCGGTCTGGCCCATGTGGCGGATGATCTGGTGCTGATGGCGGAAACTGCTGCAATCTTTGGCCTGTCGGATGCGCAGGCTACGAAACTGCGTGCGGCCTTGCTGGCCGGTGATGCAGCTGCCGCGCCTGAGCTGGCCCGTTTGGGGCTCGACGCTGTGCCGCTTGGCACGCCGCCTGATACAGAAATCCATCCGGTACGGGCGCTGGCCCTGACGGTATCGCAAACCTGTAATCTGGCCTGTGGCTATTGCTACGCGGCGGGTGGCAGTTTTGGCGGAGCGGATACGCGCATGGATTGGACAGTCGCCAAAGGTGCGATTGACCAGTTGATTGATGCCACCGTTCCGGGTGGCGGGGTCAAGATTGCCTTTATGGGGGGGGAGCCCATGGTGGCGCGGGATTTGATCCGAAAATCCGTGACTTACGCAAATAAACGTGGTGCTGCGCGGGCCATTCAGGTGGGCTATTCCCTGACCACCAATGGCACGTTGATTTTCCCCGAGGACGCTGCGTTTTTCGCCCGCCACCGGTTTGCCGTGACGGTAAGCCTTGATGGTGGCAAGGCGGTGAACGACCGCCTGCGTCCTGATCGCGCGGGCAAGGGCAGCTTTGCCCGCGTCGCACAGCGCCTTGCACCGCTGCTGGCGCATCGCGACCGGATTTCGCTGGGCGCGCGGGTGACTGTGACGCCGCAAAATCTCGATCTGCTGCAGGTGGTTGATGATATTGCCGCGCTGGGTTTTGCCTCGGTTGGGGTGTCGCCGATGATTTCGTCGCCCACGGGGCAGGGTGCCTTGATCGGGCAGGATTTTGCACAATTGCTTGCGGCGATGACGGCTTGTGGTGATGCCTGGATGCGCGCGACACTCGCGGGGCGCAGCCATCCTTTTGCCAATCTCGCCACGGTTCTGGGCGAGCTTCATCGCGGCAGCCCGCGCAGCCATGGCTGTGGTGCGGCGCGTGATTATCTGGCAGTGGATGCTGCTGGCGATTATTCCGCCTGTCATCGCTTTGTCAAAGATCCGCTGGGGGCGATGGGGGATCTGGAGAGCGGGCCGGATGATGTCGCGCGCGCGGCCTTTCTAGATGCCCGCACGGTAGAACGCCAAACCCCGTGCCAAACCTGTTGGGCCCGGCGGCTGTGCGGTGGTGGCTGCCATCAGGAGGTGCTGCACGCGGGGCGACCGGCCTGCGACTTTGTGCGGGGCTGGCTGGACTACGGGCTGCGCGCCTACGGGCGCTTGAGTGCTGCGCAGCCGGATTGGTTTGATGCGCAGGCATAA
- a CDS encoding NAD(P)/FAD-dependent oxidoreductase: protein MRRHKAQVAVLGAGPAGAIAARQLGLAGIDVLLIDPLTPHKGQGIESFPPSGAPLAEELGLLQAFCAVSDGPAEAMQMVWREAPELRAFEGAGPLLLHRGALHESLREEALRYARALKARVRDVGPCGEGVQLHTDAGKVQCDLVIDARGRHANKRPATDLTALPFTAREDSPAFVMGLEALPDGWFWACSLPEGQVQGVVFQPAAALAGKGAAARAAYLTACLAESDCFPYLSAITVGKPAAAGLSAVGDPVVTARHLLVGDAALARDPIASHGLVHALRSGVQTAIAALTILDPTGDDHAAQSFLRHKHQAAVVAAQLATDRAYADQSRFQTAFWTARSAREVQSAPAALVLQGPVTLAAPLTRAPVLSQDRIYWAPAIKLRVQDDFLTGLGPVTALDVAAACRPAASLQEIANRLGRQHDMPLVFKLLERLTLGGAFVQVRPTA, encoded by the coding sequence ATGCGCAGGCATAAGGCGCAGGTTGCTGTATTGGGGGCAGGACCGGCGGGGGCAATTGCCGCACGCCAGCTGGGGCTGGCGGGTATCGACGTCCTGCTGATTGATCCGCTCACGCCTCACAAGGGTCAGGGTATCGAGAGCTTTCCACCATCCGGCGCACCATTGGCAGAAGAGCTCGGCTTGCTTCAGGCATTCTGCGCCGTCAGCGATGGACCGGCAGAAGCGATGCAGATGGTCTGGCGTGAGGCCCCGGAGCTACGCGCGTTTGAAGGTGCCGGGCCATTGCTGCTGCACCGTGGTGCTTTGCATGAAAGCCTGCGCGAGGAGGCCTTGCGATATGCACGGGCGTTAAAAGCGCGGGTGCGTGACGTTGGGCCGTGTGGCGAAGGTGTTCAATTGCACACGGATGCGGGCAAGGTTCAGTGTGATCTGGTGATTGACGCCCGGGGACGTCATGCAAACAAACGCCCTGCCACGGATCTCACAGCCCTGCCATTTACCGCGCGGGAGGATTCGCCCGCCTTTGTGATGGGGTTGGAGGCTTTGCCGGATGGCTGGTTCTGGGCCTGTTCATTGCCCGAAGGTCAGGTTCAAGGTGTGGTGTTCCAACCCGCAGCAGCGCTTGCGGGAAAAGGGGCGGCGGCGCGCGCGGCTTACCTGACGGCTTGTTTGGCGGAGTCGGATTGTTTCCCCTATCTATCTGCAATCACTGTGGGGAAACCTGCTGCTGCGGGCCTGTCTGCGGTGGGGGACCCTGTTGTCACAGCGCGGCATTTGCTGGTGGGGGATGCCGCATTGGCGCGGGACCCGATTGCATCACATGGGTTGGTCCATGCATTGCGCAGCGGGGTTCAAACGGCGATTGCCGCTTTGACCATCCTTGATCCTACTGGCGATGACCACGCGGCGCAGAGTTTTTTGCGCCACAAACATCAGGCAGCGGTGGTTGCCGCGCAGCTTGCCACGGATCGTGCCTATGCGGATCAATCACGGTTTCAAACCGCGTTCTGGACCGCCCGCAGCGCGCGCGAAGTGCAATCCGCCCCAGCGGCGCTTGTATTGCAAGGTCCGGTAACGCTGGCCGCGCCACTGACCCGCGCCCCGGTACTGTCACAGGATCGCATTTATTGGGCACCGGCAATTAAACTTCGCGTGCAGGATGATTTTCTGACCGGGCTGGGGCCGGTGACCGCGCTGGATGTTGCGGCGGCCTGTCGTCCTGCTGCATCCTTGCAAGAGATTGCGAACCGGCTGGGCCGTCAACATGACATGCCGCTTGTTTTCAAACTGCTGGAACGCCTGACCCTTGGCGGCGCTTTTGTTCAGGTCAGGCCAACGGCCTGA